ATGGCCGTATCCCGCGTTGCATCAAAATGCGCTTTCTCGTTTAATTGCAATTGCACCGTTTTTTTGGCGGTATGCACAAACGGCAAATAATCCGGCAAGCTTTTTTCGGTGGAAGTAACGGCTACTTTGCCCGTGCGTACCAGCACTTCGGCCACTTGCTCGGTGGTAAAATCAACGCCAAAGCTGGTGCCTAACACTTTTACTTCTACGGCACTCCCGTATACCCGGAACGGATGTTGTTTATCGCGGGCTACCGAGAAAAAAGCTTTGCCGTGTAAAAACACATCGCGGCTGGCCCCGGTAAACTGCACCGGATATTTAATTTGGGAACCTGGCTCTAACCACACCAGCGAGCCATCGCTAAGCGCCACGCGTTGCGCTTTTTTTAAATCATTTTGTTTTTGTAATAAGGCTACCTGGTTTTCGGGTACCCGGAAGCGTGGGTATAAAGCAAAGCCAAGCAGCAATAAAAAAGTAGCTGCTATGCCGTACCAGTAATTAGGACTCCAGCTAATCGTACGGCCTGGTTCTTCTGCCGCATCGGGTTCTTCTTCGGCGGCAGCTTGTTGTATTTTAGCGTTTAAAATTTCCCAGTTTTTACTTTTGCGGCTTTGTAGGTTCTCGTCTGGTTCCGGCCCCGTTGCTTGGTGGTTTAAATTCTCGTACCATTCGGCCACAATAGCTTCTTCTTCCGGGGATAACTCGCCAGCTAAGTATTTTTTTAAAAGCCTTTGCAGCTTTTCTTGTTCGTTTTTGCTCATGTATCCGCCTAACCTGTTTGCCTTAGCTGGTTTCTTACTTATTTAGCCAAGCAAATGCGGGATTACCCTAAATCAAAAATCGATTTTTTTAAAAAATTTGTAAAAAAGAAGCAGGATTAGCAGTAAACGGCGATACAAAGCAGTGGAACCACAAAATCTTTGAGAAAAATTTTAAGATGCTTTAGGGTTTTGGTGATGTGAAACTCCACGGCTTTATCAGTGAGTTGGAGTTCGTGGGCAATTTCTTTGTTAGATAGGTTTTGAAAGCGGCTTTTTTCAAAAACTTCGCACGTTTTAGCAGACAATAAAGCCAGCGCGTTTTTTAA
The sequence above is a segment of the Adhaeribacter swui genome. Coding sequences within it:
- a CDS encoding FecR family protein; the protein is MSKNEQEKLQRLLKKYLAGELSPEEEAIVAEWYENLNHQATGPEPDENLQSRKSKNWEILNAKIQQAAAEEEPDAAEEPGRTISWSPNYWYGIAATFLLLLGFALYPRFRVPENQVALLQKQNDLKKAQRVALSDGSLVWLEPGSQIKYPVQFTGASRDVFLHGKAFFSVARDKQHPFRVYGSAVEVKVLGTSFGVDFTTEQVAEVLVRTGKVAVTSTEKSLPDYLPFVHTAKKTVQLQLNEKAHFDATRDTAIKQKISKLYWEKQLPLEKLVFPDNPLTEVIQALEDQHRVTITLANVRLKQCNLTAYFYNQPLPVKLDMICKSIGATYQVDDDKYLISGAGCL